In Oryza sativa Japonica Group chromosome 3, ASM3414082v1, one DNA window encodes the following:
- the LOC4334633 gene encoding protein GRAVITROPIC IN THE LIGHT 1 encodes MANKAVTIGDLIHRVATSCLSNRLPGSYAVSDSGDTDFDDDDDDDPFADAISGAGGERRRTPSSSEEAEAEAEADDEGEDGGEGGEEEDEENLKIWEEKRKVKAAAAVAASGAERAREAETLMAEVFDAVSGVRRAYSDLQGAHCPWDPDKMRSADAAVVAKLRHLARLRDRFRRSVATGGHIPGPIPTAPPLREAVAPYEAALDDLRRQLQAKQAEVDGLKEKLAVASNRRNSRHHPSKHNASGGGGGAPTAELFAACAEQARAAIRAFAGHLLQLMRAAGLDLAAATRSLTKIPVSSPQLAKHALEAHVTRVLLVGFEHESFYLDGSLSSLLDPAAFRRERYTQFRDMRGMEPAELLGLLPTCPFGRYAASKFAALLPPRVEQAVLGDGEHRRAVEGGAHPRTPFYGEFLRAAKAVWMLHLLAFALETPPSHFEAGRGAEFHPDYMESVAGGRGGGAAGMVVGFAVAPGFRLGNGAVVRARVYLVPRGGRP; translated from the coding sequence ATGGCGAACAAGGCTGTCACCATTGGCGATCTGATCCACCGCGTCGCCACCTCCTGCCTCTCCAACCGCCTCCCCGGCAGCTACGCGGTCAGCGACTCCGGCGACACCGacttcgacgacgacgacgacgacgaccccttCGCTGACGCCATCTCGGGGgccggtggcgagcggcggcgcactCCCTCTTCTtccgaggaggcggaggcggaggcggaggctgatgatgagggggaggatggtggtgagggtggggaggaggaggatgaggagaatCTGAAGAtctgggaggagaagaggaaggtgaaggcggcggcggcggtggcggcgagtgGGGCTGagcgggcgagggaggcggagACGCTCATGGCGGAGGTGTTCGACGCGGTCTCCGGCGTGCGCCGCGCGTACTCTGACCTCCAGGGGGCACACTGCCCCTGGGACCCCGACAAGATGCggagcgccgacgccgccgtcgtcgccaagcTCCGCCACCTCGCGCGGCTCCGCGACCGCTTCCGCCGCTCCGTCGCCACGGGGGGGCACATCCCCGGCCCCAtccccaccgcgccgccgctccgcgaGGCCGTCGCGCCGTACGAGGCCGCGCTCGACGACCTCCGCCGCCAGCTCCAAGCCAAGCAGGCCGAGGTCGATGGCCTCAAGGAGAAGCTCGCCGTCGCGAGCAACCGCCGCAACTCACGCCACCACCCCTCCAAGCACAatgcctccggcggcggcggcggcgccccgacCGCGGAGCTgttcgccgcctgcgccgagcaGGCCCGCGCCGCGATCCGGGCGTTCGCGGGGCACCTCCTCCAGCTGATGCGCGCGGCGGGGCTTGACctcgcggcggcgacccggTCCCTCACCAAGATCCCGGTGTCCTCGCCGCAGCTGGCCAAGCACGCGCTCGAGGCGCACGTCACccgcgtcctcctcgtcggcttcgAGCACGAATCCTTCTACCTCGACGGCTCCCTCTCCTCGCTGCTCGACCCCGCCGCGTTCCGGCGGGAGCGGTACACGCAGTTCCGCGACATGCGGGGCATGGAGCCCGCCGAGCTCCTGGGCCTCCTCCCGACCTGCCCCTTCGGCCGCTACGCCGCGAGCAAGTTCGCGgcgctcctcccgccgcgcgtgGAGCAGGCcgtcctcggcgacggcgagcaccggagggcggtggagggcggcgcgcACCCGCGGACGCCATTCTACGGGGAGTTCCTGCGCGCCGCGAAGGCGGTGTGGATGCTGCACCTGCTGGCGTTCGCGCTCGAGACGCCGCCCAGCCACTTCgaggccggccgcggcgccgagTTCCACCCGGATTACATGGAGAGCGTcgccggcgggcgcggcggcggcgccgccggcatggTCGTCGGGTTCGCCGTGGCGCCCGGCTTCCGGCTGGGCAATGGCGCCGTGGTGCGAGCCCGGGTCTACCTCGTGCCGCGCGGTGGCCGACCGTGA
- the LOC4334631 gene encoding mitochondrial import inner membrane translocase subunit TIM10, whose product MAAKPEPTQLEKEQMFGMMEKEMEYRVDLFNRLTQTCFDKCIEKRYKEAELNMGENSCIDRCVSKYWQVTNMVGQMLGNRPQM is encoded by the exons ATGGCGGCGAAACCCGAGCCGACCCAGTTGGAGAAGGAGCAG ATGTTCGGGATGATGGAGAAGGAGATGGAGTACCGGGTCGATCTTTTCAACCG ACTTACACAGACTTGTTTTGACAAGTGCATTGAGAAAAG GTATAAAGAAGCTGAGCTCAATATGGGTGAGAACAGTTGCATTGATCGATGTGTTTCGAAGTACTGGCAG GTAACTAATATGGTAGGTCAGATGCTCGGTAACCGGCCTCAGATGTGA
- the LOC4334630 gene encoding serine/threonine-protein kinase BSK5, whose amino-acid sequence MGARCSKLSVCWWPPHFKSPLLENGAAADDGSGVPVFAEYSLDELRVATDGFSPERIVSEHGEKAPNVVYRGTLFSTGRTVAIKRFGRSAWPDSRQFLEEARAVGQLRSVRLANLIGCCCENGERLLVAEFMPHETLAKHLFHWETKPLSWAMRVRAAFYVAQALEYCSSKGRALYHDLHAYRVLFDVDGNPRLSCFGLMKNSRDGKSYSTNLAFTPPEYLKTGRVIPESVVYSFGTILLDLLSGKHIPPSHALDLIRGKNYLVLMDSCLEGHVSSSDGTELIRLASRCLQYEGRDRPNLKSVVSALGNLQKDASAPSHALLGIQHDKENTERISLSAIAKVYARADLDEVHEMLENDGYCEDERATFEVSFHSWTGQQVSDSILVKKHGDSAFQSKDFATAVECYSRFIDTGVMVSPTMLARRSFVYMVLGKLQEGLADAKKAADISPEWPTAHYLQGMAYLAMGMEPEGHEELKQGAALEAERNAR is encoded by the exons ATGGGAGCTCGCTGCTCCAAGCTCTCCGTGTGCTGGTGGCCGCCGCACTTCAAGTCGCCGCTGCTTG AGaatggcgccgccgcggacgacggcagcggcgtgCCGGTGTTCGCCGAGTACAGCCTCGACGAGCTACGGGTGGCGACCGACGGGTTCTCTCCCGAGCGCATCGTGTCGGAGCACGGCGAGAAGGCGCCCAACGTCGTCTACCGCGGCACCCTCTTCAGCACCGGCCGCACCGTGGCCATCAAGCGCTTCGGCCGCTCTGCCTGGCCCGACTCCCGCCAGTTCTTG gaggaggcgagggcTGTCGGGCAGCTGCGGAGTGTCCGGCTGGCCAACCTgatcggctgctgctgcgagaATGGCGAGCGGCTGCTCGTCGCGGAGTTCATGCCGCACGAGACCTTGGCAAAGCATCTCTTCCACT GGGAGACAAAGCCATTGAGCTGGGCAATGAGGGTACGAGCTGCATTCTATGTGGCTCAGGCATTGGAGTACTGCAGTAGCAAAGGGAGAGCTCTCTACCATGATCTGCATGCATACAGGGTTCTCTTTGATGTG GATGGTAACCCCAGACTGTCGTGCTTCGGTCTGATGAAGAACAGCAGGGATGGGAAGAGCTATAGTACCAATTTGGCTTTCACGCCTCCTGAGTACCTTAAGACTG GCAGAGTAATTCCAGAGAGTGTGGTGTACAGTTTTGGTACTATCTTGCTTGATCTCCTAAGTGGAAAACATATCCCACCAAGCCAT GCGCTTGACCTTATAAGAGGAAAAAATTACCTGGTGTTGATGGACTCTTGCTTAGAAGGCCATGTCTCCAGCTCTGATGGAACTGAGTTGATACGATTAGCATCCCGTTGCTTGCAGTATGAAGGTCGTGACCGGCCAAACCTGAAATCGGTGGTGTCTGCTCTTGGAAACCTCCAGAAAGATGCTTCT GCTCCTTCACATGCTTTACTAGGCATACAACATGATAAGGAAAATACAGAGCGAATTTCGTTATCTGCTATAGCGAAAGTTTATGCCAGAGCAGACCTTGATGAGGTTCATGAGATGCTGGAGAATGATGGATATTGTGAGGATGAAAGAGCAACATTCGAG GTATCTTTCCATTCCTGGACTGGCCAACAAGTATCTGATAGTATTCTTGTCAAGAAACATGGAGACAGTGCTTTTCAATCCAAGGATTTTGCGACTGCAGTTGAGTGCTACTCAAGG TTCATTGACACTGGTGTAATGGTGTCTCCGACTATGCTGGCACGACGAAGTTTCGTATACATGGTGCTCGGCAAGCTGCAAGAAGGCCTTGCGGATGCAAAGAAAGCAGCAGACATATCTCCTGAGTGGCCTACTGCACACTACCTTCAAGGGATGGCATATCTCGCCATGGGAATGGAGCCTGAAGGGCATGAAGAACTCAAGCAAGGCGCCGCTTTGGAAGCTGAAAGGAATGCTAGATAG
- the LOC4334632 gene encoding uncharacterized protein, translating into MSLAYPLLRLPCRCSLAAAAVPAPPRASPGPTISVSMSVDGGEGELTGRERRKQRGERRELRARDWKEEVQERLIHEPARRRKKPPKRTWRENLNLDFLAEHGPQWWLVRVSMAPGTDYVDLLTKAISRRYPELSFKIYNPSIQVKKRLKNGSISTKSKPLHPGLVFLYCTLNKEVHDFIRDTEGCYGFIGATVGSIKRQIKKPKPIPVEEVESIIREEKEEQERVDREFEEMENGGIVESFNKPVEDSELMLMNKIKRQFKKPISKGGSNHNAFTPGASVHVLSGPFEGFTGSLLEVNRKNKKATLQLTLFGKESFVDLDFDQIEAVDT; encoded by the exons ATGAGCTTGGCTTAtccgctcctccgcctcccatGCCGCTgctcgctggcggcggcggcggtgccggcgccgccgagggcGTCGCCTGGGCCTACTATATCGGTGTCTATGTCCGTGGATGGGGGTGAGGGGGAGCTGacggggagggagaggcggaAGCAGCGGGGGGAGAGGCGGGAGCTGCGGGCGCGGGACTGGAAGGAGGAGGTGCAGGAGCGGCTCATCCAcgagccggcgcggcggcggaagaagccACCCAAGAGGACGTGGAGGGAGAACCTCAACCTCGACTTCCTCGCCGAGCACGGCCCGCAGTGGTGGCTCGTGCGCGTCTCCATGGCGCCCGGCACCGACTACGTCGACCTCCTCACCAAGGCGATCTCACGACGGTACCCGGAGCTCTCGTTCAAG ATTtataatccatccatccaagtCAAGAAGAGACTGAAAAATGGTTCAATCAGTACCAAATCAAAGCCTTTGCATCCCGGGTTGGTCTTTCTGTATTGCACCTTGAACAAGGAAGTTCATGACTTCATTAGGGACACTGAAGGTTGTTATGGTTTTATTGGAGCTACAGTTGGCTCTAT CAAAAGGCAGATTAAAAAGCCTAAACCTATTCCAGTTGAAGAAGTTGAATCGATTATTAGGGAAGAAaaggaggagcaagagagagTTGACAGAGAGTTTGAAGAAATGGAAAATGGAGGAATTGTCGAGTCTTTCAACAAACCCGTTGAAGATTCTGAACTCATGCTAATGAATAAGATCAAGAGACAGTTTAAGAAACCAATCTCAAAAGGTGGCAGCAACCACAATGCTTTTACGCCTGGTGCTAGTGTTCATGTTCTATCTGGGCCTTTTGAAGGCTTCACTGGTTCACTCCTGGAAGTGAATCGCAAAAATAAGAAG GCCACTCTTCAGTTGACACTTTTTGGGAAGGAGAGCTTTGTGGATCTAGATTTTGATCAAATTGAGGCAGTTGATACTTGA